The nucleotide sequence AAATTAAGCGGATCCCAGCAATTGCCATACTTGGGAAAAAAGATTATGGGATTAGGTTTTATGGTGTCCCCTCAGGTTACGAGTTCACGTCATTGGTGGACGATATAATTGATGTCTCCAATGGGACTACGAATCTCTCTGAAGACACGAAAACTCGACTAAAGGCAGTTAAAGACTCTGTGCACATACAAGTGTTTGTTTTACCAACCTGTCCATATTGTCCTAGGGCGGTTAGGCTTGCACATCAGTTTGCAATTGAGAATGATCTTATAACGGCAGATATGGTGGAGGTTATGGAGTTCCCCCAGTTAGCTCAAAAATACAATGTGATGGCTGTTCCAAAAACAGTTATAAATGAGACGATTGACTTCATAGGCGTCCTTCCTGAAGAACAGCTTGTTGAACATGTGTTGGTAGCTATGAGGAAGCCTCCAACTACAATGTACTCGTGATGAAAATCCCTTGTTCTAGAAAAATTAATGTTGTAAATCCTACTAGTTTAGTGTGAAGGTGTTA is from Candidatus Bathyarchaeota archaeon and encodes:
- a CDS encoding thioredoxin family protein — encoded protein: IKRIPAIAILGKKDYGIRFYGVPSGYEFTSLVDDIIDVSNGTTNLSEDTKTRLKAVKDSVHIQVFVLPTCPYCPRAVRLAHQFAIENDLITADMVEVMEFPQLAQKYNVMAVPKTVINETIDFIGVLPEEQLVEHVLVAMRKPPTTMYS